The Lonchura striata isolate bLonStr1 chromosome 7, bLonStr1.mat, whole genome shotgun sequence genome window below encodes:
- the PAPSS2 gene encoding bifunctional 3'-phosphoadenosine 5'-phosphosulfate synthase 2: MSGREHTGSTNVVYQAHHVSRSKRGQVVGTRGGFRGCTVWLTGLSGAGKTTIGFALEEYLVAHGIPCYSLDGDNVRHGLNKNLGFSAQDREENIRRIAEVARLFADAGLVCITSFISPFTKDRLNARKIHEAAGLPFFEIFVDAPLNICESRDVKGLYKKARAGEIKGFTGIDSEYEKPKAPELVLKTNIASVSECIEQVVELLQAQNIVPQGSVKDVLELFVPEDKLSSVRAEAEKLPALEITKLDLQWVQVLGEGWATPLTGFMREAEYLQVLHFGTLLNDGVVNLSIPIVLPLSAEDKQRLEGSAALALSFQGRRLAVLRGPEFFQHRKEERCARVWGTACPRHPHIQMVMESGDWLVGGDLQVLEKIKWNDGLDQYRLTPLALKQKFREMNADAVFAFQLRNPVHNGHALLMQDTRRQLLERGYKNPVLLLHPLGGWTKDDDVPLEWRMKQHAAVLEEQVLDPKSTIVAIFPSPMLYAGPTEVQWHCRARMVAGANFYIVGRDPAGMPHPDTKQDLYEATHGGKVLSMAPGLTSVEILPFRVAAYNKLKRAMDFYDPKRHDDFDFISGTRMRKLAREGENPPDGFMAPKAWKVLTTYYQSLEKTN, encoded by the exons GCCTTTCTGGTGCTGGCAAGACAACCATTGGCTTTGCTCTGGAGGAGTACCTGGTGGCTCATGGCATCCCCTGCTACTCCCTGGACGGCGACAACGTCCGGCACGGCTTGAACAAGAACCTGGGCTTCTCGGCCCAGGACCGCGAGGAGAACATCCGGCGCATCGCCGAGGTGGCGCGGCTCTTCGCCGACGCGGGGCTCGTCTGCATCACCAGCTTCATCTCCCCCTTCACCAAG GATCGTCTGAACGCACGGAAAATTCATGAGGCAGCTGGACTTCCTTTCTTTGAAATCTTTGTAGATGCTCCTCTAAATATTTGTGAAAGCAGAGATGTGAAGGGCCTGTACAAAAAGGCAAGAGCTGGAGAGATCAAAG GATTCACGGGGATTGACTCAGAGTATGAGAAACCCAAAGCTCCTGAGCTGGTGCTGAAAACAAACATTGCATCGGTGTCTGAGTGCATCGAGCAGgtcgtggagctcctgcaggcacAG AACATCGTGCCCCAGGGCTCAGTCAAGGATGTTCTGGAGCTCTTTGTGCCTGAGGATAAACTCAGCAGTGTCCGGGCTGAGGCAGAGAAGCTGCCAGCACTGGAGATCACTAAG CTGGATCTGCAGTGGGTGCAGGTGCTGGGCGAAGGCTGGGCCACTCCTCTGACAGGATTCATGCGGGAGGCAGAGTACCTGCAAGTGCTGCACTTTGGCACCCTGCTCAACG ACGGCGTGGTGAACCTGAGCATCCCCATCGTGCTGCCGCTGTCGGCGGAGGACAAGCAGCGGCTGGAGGGCAGCGCGGCGCTGGCGCTCAGCTTCCAGGGCCGGCGGCTGGCCGTGCTGCGCGGCCCCGAGTTcttccagcacaggaaggaggAGCGCTGCGCCCGCGTCTGGGGCACCGCCTGCCCCCGCCACCCGCACATCCAG ATGGTGATGGAGAGTGGAGACTGGCTGGTTGGTGGAGACCTGCAGGTCCTGGAGAAGATCAAATGGAACGATGGGCTGGACCAGTACCGCCTGACCCCGCTGGCTCTCAAGCAGAAGTTCAGGGAAATGAATGCTG ACGCCGTCTTCGCCTTCCAGCTGCGCAACCCGGTGCACAACGGGCACGCGCTGCTGATGCAGGACACGCGGCGCCAGCTCCTGGAGAGGGGCTACAAGAAccccgtgctgctgctgcaccccCTGGGCGGCTGGACCAAGGACGACGACGTCCCTCTGGAGTGGCGCATGAAGCAGCACGCGGCCGTGCTGGAGGAGCAAGTCCTGGACCCCAAGTCCACCATCGTGGCCATCTTCCCCTCTCCCATGCTCTACGCTGGCCCCACGGAG GTGCAGTGGCACTGCCGGGCCCGGATGGTGGCGGGGGCCAACTTCTACATCGTGGGGCGCGACCCGGCGGGGATGCCGCACCCCGACACCAAGCAGGACCTGTACGAGGCCACGCACGGTGGGAAggtgctgagcatggcccccgGCCTCACCTCCGTGGAGATCCTCCCCTTCCGGGTGGCTGCCTACAACAAGCTCAAAAGAGCCATGGATTTCTACGACCCCAAAAG GCACGATGATTTTGACTTCATCTCAGGAACACGCATGAGGAAGCTTGCTCGGGAAGGGGAGAACCCCCCGGACGGCTTCATGGCCCCCAAAGCCTGGAAAGTCCTCACCACCTACTACCAGTCACTGGAAAAAACGAATtaa